The following are encoded in a window of Streptomyces sp. SAT1 genomic DNA:
- the recA gene encoding recombinase RecA has translation MAGTDREKALDAALAQIERQFGKGAVMRMGERSMEPIEVIPTGSTALDVALGVGGLPRGRVVEIYGPESSGKTTLTLHAVANAQRAGGQVAFVDAEHALDPEYAKKLGVDIDNLILSQPDNGEQALEIVDMLVRSGALDLIVIDSVAALVPRAEIEGEMGDSHVGLQARLMSQALRKITSALNQSKTTAIFINQLREKIGVMFGSPETTTGGRALKFYASVRIDIRRIETLKDGTEAVGNRTRCKVVKNKVAPPFKQAEFDILYGQGISREGGLIDMGVEHGFVRKAGAWYTYEGDQLGQGKENARNFLKDNPDLANEIEKKIKVKLGVGVRPEEPAAEPAADAAAPAASGDAAKTVPAPATAKATKPKAAAAKS, from the coding sequence ATGGCAGGAACCGACCGCGAGAAGGCGCTCGACGCCGCGCTCGCACAGATTGAACGGCAATTCGGCAAGGGCGCGGTCATGCGCATGGGCGAGCGGTCGATGGAGCCCATCGAGGTCATCCCGACCGGGTCGACCGCGCTCGACGTGGCCCTCGGCGTCGGCGGGCTGCCGCGCGGCCGAGTCGTGGAGATCTACGGCCCGGAGTCCTCCGGCAAGACGACCCTGACCCTGCACGCCGTGGCCAACGCGCAGAGGGCCGGCGGCCAGGTCGCCTTCGTGGACGCGGAGCACGCCCTCGACCCCGAGTACGCGAAGAAGCTCGGCGTCGACATCGACAACCTCATCCTCTCCCAGCCGGACAACGGCGAGCAGGCGCTGGAGATCGTGGACATGCTGGTCCGCTCCGGCGCGCTCGACCTCATCGTCATCGACTCGGTCGCGGCCCTCGTGCCGCGCGCGGAGATCGAGGGCGAGATGGGCGACTCGCACGTGGGTCTCCAGGCCCGCCTGATGAGCCAGGCCCTGCGCAAGATCACCAGCGCGCTCAACCAGTCCAAGACCACCGCGATCTTCATCAATCAGCTGCGCGAGAAGATCGGCGTGATGTTCGGCTCCCCCGAGACCACGACCGGTGGCCGCGCGCTGAAGTTCTACGCCTCCGTGCGCATCGACATCCGCCGCATCGAGACCCTGAAGGACGGCACCGAGGCGGTCGGCAACCGCACCCGCTGCAAGGTCGTCAAGAACAAGGTCGCGCCGCCCTTCAAGCAGGCGGAGTTCGACATCCTCTACGGCCAGGGCATCAGCCGCGAGGGCGGCCTGATCGACATGGGCGTGGAGCACGGCTTCGTCCGCAAGGCCGGCGCCTGGTACACGTACGAGGGCGACCAGCTCGGCCAGGGCAAGGAGAACGCCCGCAACTTCCTGAAGGACAACCCCGACCTGGCCAACGAGATCGAGAAGAAGATCAAGGTCAAGCTGGGCGTCGGCGTGCGTCCGGAGGAGCCCGCCGCCGAGCCTGCCGCGGACGCCGCCGCCCCCGCCGCCTCGGGCGACGCGGCCAAGACGGTGCCGGCCCCGGCGACCGCCAAGGCCACCAAGCCCAAGGCCGCCGCAGCCAAGAGCTGA